From Oryza sativa Japonica Group chromosome 4, ASM3414082v1, one genomic window encodes:
- the LOC4335633 gene encoding dynamin-related protein 3B isoform X2 — MAEPAAAAAAAEAPATVGQAVIPLVNRLQDIVARLDGGGGGGLELPQVAAIGGQSSGKSSVLEALVGRDFLPRGPDICTRRPLVLQLVRHSAPEEWGEFLHAPARRFHDFDQIKREIQLETDKEAGGNKGVSEKQIRLKIFSPNVLDITLVDLPGITRVPVGDQPSDIESRIRSMIMQYIKHPSCIILAVTPANADLANSDALQLAKLADPDGSRTIGVITKLDIMDRGTDARNFLLGNVIPLKLGYVGVVNRSQEDINFKRSVKDALAFEEKFFSTLPAYHGLTHCCGVPQLAKKLNTILLKHITYMLPGLKSRINSQLVAVAKEHAAYGDTAESTAGQGVKLLNILRKYCEAFSSMVEGKNKVSTDELSGGARIHYIFQSIFVKSLEEVDPCKSITDEDIRTAIQNSDGPKGPMFLPELPFEILVRRQISRLLDPSLQCANFIYDELVKISRGCLTSELQKYPILKKRMGEAVSNFLRDGLRPAETMITHIIEMEMDYINTSHPNFVGGNKVVELARQEILPPKAPTSVTIPKDGTAISPEIQLTSDRSQKSRAIFARDATRGATSDQGVQPDADTGTSVAGRNQRGHSLVAGSSSSKSVARVHSLDNLISIIQLREPPITLKPSENQPAQDATEVAIVKLLIKSYYDIVRKSIEDAVPKAIMHFLVNHTKRELHNVLIRKLYRENLLDEMLRETDEVIIRRQRIQETLQVLEQAHRTLEEFSLEAEKVEKGYSPAEYATGLPKIHGLSNGDPSIIYASSPNHNRKKASHEDQHGSVASYSSTSYPDANGGLLST, encoded by the exons atggcggagccagcggctgcggcggcggcggcggaggccccgGCGACGGTGGGGCAGGCGGTGATCCCGCTCGTCAACAGGCTGCAGGACATCGTCGCGCggctggacggcggcggcggcggcggactggagCTGCCGCAGGTGGCGGCGATCGGCGGGCAGAGCAGCGGGAAGTCGAGCGTGCTGGAGGCGCTCGTCGGCCGCGACTTCCTCCCCCGGGGCCCCGACATCTGCACGCGCCGCCCCCTCGTGCTCCAGCTCGTGCGCCACTCCGCCCCCGAGGAGTGGGGGGAGTTCCTCCACGCACCCGCCCGCCGCTTCCACGACTTCGACCAGATCAAGCGCGAGATCCAG TTGGAAACGGATAAAGAAGCTGGGGGCAACAAAGGGGTTTCTGAGAAACAGATTCGTCTGAAAATATTTTCACCAAATGTCCTAGACATCACCTTGGTTGACCTCCCTGGAATAACAAGGGTGCCAGTAGGAGACCAGCCTAGTGATATTGAGTCAAGAATAAGGTCAATGATCATGCAATACATTAAGCATCCAAGTTGTATTATCTTGGCTGTCACTCCGGCTAATGCAGATTTAGCTAATTCGGATGCTCTCCAACTGGCAAAGCTTGCTGATCCTGATG GTTCTCGAACAATTGGTGTTATCACCAAG TTGGACATCATGGACAGGGGCACTGATGCTCGTAACTTTTTACTGGGAAATGTGATCCCCCTCAAGCTTGGTTATGTAGGTGTTGTAAATCGTAGCCAAGAG GATATCAACTTTAAGCGGAGCGTCAAAGATGCACTTGCTTTCGAGGAGAAGTTTTTCTCAACTTTACCT GCTTATCATGGTCTTACACATTGCTGTGGTGTTCCTCAACTGGCCAAGAAGCTAAATACG ATTCTACTAAAGCACATTACATATATGCTTCCAGGCTTGAAATCTCGCATCAATTCTCAGTTGGTAGCAGTTGCAAAAGAGCATGCTGCATATGGTGATACTGCAGAATCAACG GCTGGTCAGGGGGTCAAACTGTTGAATATACTCAGAAAATATTGTGAag CCTTTTCTTCCATGGTGGAAGGGAAAAATAAAGTGTCAACAGATGAACTATCTGGTGGAGCAAGAATCCACTACATTTTTCAGTCAATTTTTGTCAAGAGCTTGGAG GAAGTGGACCCCTGTAAGAGCATAACTGATGAAGATATCCGTACAGCCATACAGAATTCTGACGGTCCAAAGGGTCCTATGTTTCTGCCAGAG TTGCCGTTTGAGATTCTTGTGCGAAGGCAAATAAGTCGTTTGCTTGATCCAAGCCTTCAATGCGCAAATTTTATCTATGACGAGCTAGTCAAG ATTAGCCGTGGTTGCTTAACCAGCGAGCTGCAGAAATACCCGATTCTTAAAAAGCGGATGGGTGAAGCAGTTAGCAATTTCTTGAGAGATGGTCTTCGACCTGCAGAGACAATGATAACCCATATTATTGAGATGGAG ATGGATTACATAAATACTTCACATCCAAACTTTGTTGGAGGCAACAAGGTTGTTGAGCTTGCTAGGCAAGAAATTTTACCTCCCAAAGCACCAACCTCTGTAACGATTCCTAAG GATGGTACTGCTATTAGTCCTGAGATACAATTAACATCTGACAGAAGTCAAAAGTCACGTGCTATTTTTGCAAGAGATGCTACTAGAGGAGCCACCTCTGATCAG GGAGTGCAGCCTGATGCTGATACAG GAACAAGTGTGGCAGGCAGAAATCAGAGGGGTCACTCACTGGTTGCTGGGAGTTCATCAAGCAAGTCAGTTGCACGAGTTCACAGCCTAGATAACCTTATCTCTATCATCCAGTTAAGAGAG CCACCCATCACTTTGAAGCCATCAGAAAACCAGCCTGCACAGGATGCAACAGAGGTAGCCATTGTGAAACTATTGATCAAATCGTACTATGACATTGTCAGAAAGAGTATTGAAGATGCTGTTCCAAAGGCTATAATGCATTTTCTG GTGAACCACACAAAGCGTGAGCTGCATAATGTTTTAATCCGGAAACTGTACAG AGAAAACCTGCTGGATGAAATGCTGAGGGAAActgatgaagtaattatcaGAAGGCAGCGTATACAAGAAACACTCCAAGTTCTTGAACAGGCTCATAGG ACGCTCGAGGAATTTTCCCTTGAAGCTGAAAAGGTTGAGAAGGGATACAGCCCTGCTGAATATGCTACTGGCCTGCCAAAAATCCATGGTCTCAGCAATGGCGACCCCAGCATCATTTACGCATCCTCGCCTAACCACAATCGAAAGAAAGCATCTCACGAAGATCAACATGGGTCGGTAGCGTCATATAGTTCGACTTCCTATCCAGATGCTAATGGTGGGCTTCTTTCCACTTGA
- the LOC4335633 gene encoding dynamin-related protein 3B isoform X3, producing the protein MAEPAAAAAAAEAPATVGQAVIPLVNRLQDIVARLDGGGGGGLELPQVAAIGGQSSGKSSVLEALVGRDFLPRGPDICTRRPLVLQLVRHSAPEEWGEFLHAPARRFHDFDQIKREIQLETDKEAGGNKGVSEKQIRLKIFSPNVLDITLVDLPGITRVPVGDQPSDIESRIRSMIMQYIKHPSCIILAVTPANADLANSDALQLAKLADPDGSRTIGVITKLDIMDRGTDARNFLLGNVIPLKLGYVGVVNRSQEDINFKRSVKDALAFEEKFFSTLPAYHGLTHCCGVPQLAKKLNTILLKHITYMLPGLKSRINSQLVAVAKEHAAYGDTAESTAGQGVKLLNILRKYCEAFSSMVEGKNKVSTDELSGGARIHYIFQSIFVKSLEEVDPCKSITDEDIRTAIQNSDGPKGPMFLPELPFEILVRRQISRLLDPSLQCANFIYDELVKISRGCLTSELQKYPILKKRMGEAVSNFLRDGLRPAETMITHIIEMEMDYINTSHPNFVGGNKVVELARQEILPPKAPTSVTIPKDGTAISPEIQLTSDRSQKSRAIFARDATRGATSDQVSNTKNTGTSVAGRNQRGHSLVAGSSSSKSVARVHSLDNLISIIQLREPPITLKPSENQPAQDATEVAIVKLLIKSYYDIVRKSIEDAVPKAIMHFLVNHTKRELHNVLIRKLYRENLLDEMLRETDEVIIRRQRIQETLQVLEQAHRTLEEFSLEAEKVEKGYSPAEYATGLPKIHGLSNGDPSIIYASSPNHNRKKASHEDQHGSVASYSSTSYPDANGGLLST; encoded by the exons atggcggagccagcggctgcggcggcggcggcggaggccccgGCGACGGTGGGGCAGGCGGTGATCCCGCTCGTCAACAGGCTGCAGGACATCGTCGCGCggctggacggcggcggcggcggcggactggagCTGCCGCAGGTGGCGGCGATCGGCGGGCAGAGCAGCGGGAAGTCGAGCGTGCTGGAGGCGCTCGTCGGCCGCGACTTCCTCCCCCGGGGCCCCGACATCTGCACGCGCCGCCCCCTCGTGCTCCAGCTCGTGCGCCACTCCGCCCCCGAGGAGTGGGGGGAGTTCCTCCACGCACCCGCCCGCCGCTTCCACGACTTCGACCAGATCAAGCGCGAGATCCAG TTGGAAACGGATAAAGAAGCTGGGGGCAACAAAGGGGTTTCTGAGAAACAGATTCGTCTGAAAATATTTTCACCAAATGTCCTAGACATCACCTTGGTTGACCTCCCTGGAATAACAAGGGTGCCAGTAGGAGACCAGCCTAGTGATATTGAGTCAAGAATAAGGTCAATGATCATGCAATACATTAAGCATCCAAGTTGTATTATCTTGGCTGTCACTCCGGCTAATGCAGATTTAGCTAATTCGGATGCTCTCCAACTGGCAAAGCTTGCTGATCCTGATG GTTCTCGAACAATTGGTGTTATCACCAAG TTGGACATCATGGACAGGGGCACTGATGCTCGTAACTTTTTACTGGGAAATGTGATCCCCCTCAAGCTTGGTTATGTAGGTGTTGTAAATCGTAGCCAAGAG GATATCAACTTTAAGCGGAGCGTCAAAGATGCACTTGCTTTCGAGGAGAAGTTTTTCTCAACTTTACCT GCTTATCATGGTCTTACACATTGCTGTGGTGTTCCTCAACTGGCCAAGAAGCTAAATACG ATTCTACTAAAGCACATTACATATATGCTTCCAGGCTTGAAATCTCGCATCAATTCTCAGTTGGTAGCAGTTGCAAAAGAGCATGCTGCATATGGTGATACTGCAGAATCAACG GCTGGTCAGGGGGTCAAACTGTTGAATATACTCAGAAAATATTGTGAag CCTTTTCTTCCATGGTGGAAGGGAAAAATAAAGTGTCAACAGATGAACTATCTGGTGGAGCAAGAATCCACTACATTTTTCAGTCAATTTTTGTCAAGAGCTTGGAG GAAGTGGACCCCTGTAAGAGCATAACTGATGAAGATATCCGTACAGCCATACAGAATTCTGACGGTCCAAAGGGTCCTATGTTTCTGCCAGAG TTGCCGTTTGAGATTCTTGTGCGAAGGCAAATAAGTCGTTTGCTTGATCCAAGCCTTCAATGCGCAAATTTTATCTATGACGAGCTAGTCAAG ATTAGCCGTGGTTGCTTAACCAGCGAGCTGCAGAAATACCCGATTCTTAAAAAGCGGATGGGTGAAGCAGTTAGCAATTTCTTGAGAGATGGTCTTCGACCTGCAGAGACAATGATAACCCATATTATTGAGATGGAG ATGGATTACATAAATACTTCACATCCAAACTTTGTTGGAGGCAACAAGGTTGTTGAGCTTGCTAGGCAAGAAATTTTACCTCCCAAAGCACCAACCTCTGTAACGATTCCTAAG GATGGTACTGCTATTAGTCCTGAGATACAATTAACATCTGACAGAAGTCAAAAGTCACGTGCTATTTTTGCAAGAGATGCTACTAGAGGAGCCACCTCTGATCAGGTTTCAAATACTA AAAATACAGGAACAAGTGTGGCAGGCAGAAATCAGAGGGGTCACTCACTGGTTGCTGGGAGTTCATCAAGCAAGTCAGTTGCACGAGTTCACAGCCTAGATAACCTTATCTCTATCATCCAGTTAAGAGAG CCACCCATCACTTTGAAGCCATCAGAAAACCAGCCTGCACAGGATGCAACAGAGGTAGCCATTGTGAAACTATTGATCAAATCGTACTATGACATTGTCAGAAAGAGTATTGAAGATGCTGTTCCAAAGGCTATAATGCATTTTCTG GTGAACCACACAAAGCGTGAGCTGCATAATGTTTTAATCCGGAAACTGTACAG AGAAAACCTGCTGGATGAAATGCTGAGGGAAActgatgaagtaattatcaGAAGGCAGCGTATACAAGAAACACTCCAAGTTCTTGAACAGGCTCATAGG ACGCTCGAGGAATTTTCCCTTGAAGCTGAAAAGGTTGAGAAGGGATACAGCCCTGCTGAATATGCTACTGGCCTGCCAAAAATCCATGGTCTCAGCAATGGCGACCCCAGCATCATTTACGCATCCTCGCCTAACCACAATCGAAAGAAAGCATCTCACGAAGATCAACATGGGTCGGTAGCGTCATATAGTTCGACTTCCTATCCAGATGCTAATGGTGGGCTTCTTTCCACTTGA
- the LOC4335633 gene encoding dynamin-related protein 3B isoform X1, protein MAEPAAAAAAAEAPATVGQAVIPLVNRLQDIVARLDGGGGGGLELPQVAAIGGQSSGKSSVLEALVGRDFLPRGPDICTRRPLVLQLVRHSAPEEWGEFLHAPARRFHDFDQIKREIQLETDKEAGGNKGVSEKQIRLKIFSPNVLDITLVDLPGITRVPVGDQPSDIESRIRSMIMQYIKHPSCIILAVTPANADLANSDALQLAKLADPDGSRTIGVITKLDIMDRGTDARNFLLGNVIPLKLGYVGVVNRSQEDINFKRSVKDALAFEEKFFSTLPAYHGLTHCCGVPQLAKKLNTILLKHITYMLPGLKSRINSQLVAVAKEHAAYGDTAESTAGQGVKLLNILRKYCEAFSSMVEGKNKVSTDELSGGARIHYIFQSIFVKSLEEVDPCKSITDEDIRTAIQNSDGPKGPMFLPELPFEILVRRQISRLLDPSLQCANFIYDELVKISRGCLTSELQKYPILKKRMGEAVSNFLRDGLRPAETMITHIIEMEMDYINTSHPNFVGGNKVVELARQEILPPKAPTSVTIPKDGTAISPEIQLTSDRSQKSRAIFARDATRGATSDQGVQPDADTENTGTSVAGRNQRGHSLVAGSSSSKSVARVHSLDNLISIIQLREPPITLKPSENQPAQDATEVAIVKLLIKSYYDIVRKSIEDAVPKAIMHFLVNHTKRELHNVLIRKLYRENLLDEMLRETDEVIIRRQRIQETLQVLEQAHRTLEEFSLEAEKVEKGYSPAEYATGLPKIHGLSNGDPSIIYASSPNHNRKKASHEDQHGSVASYSSTSYPDANGGLLST, encoded by the exons atggcggagccagcggctgcggcggcggcggcggaggccccgGCGACGGTGGGGCAGGCGGTGATCCCGCTCGTCAACAGGCTGCAGGACATCGTCGCGCggctggacggcggcggcggcggcggactggagCTGCCGCAGGTGGCGGCGATCGGCGGGCAGAGCAGCGGGAAGTCGAGCGTGCTGGAGGCGCTCGTCGGCCGCGACTTCCTCCCCCGGGGCCCCGACATCTGCACGCGCCGCCCCCTCGTGCTCCAGCTCGTGCGCCACTCCGCCCCCGAGGAGTGGGGGGAGTTCCTCCACGCACCCGCCCGCCGCTTCCACGACTTCGACCAGATCAAGCGCGAGATCCAG TTGGAAACGGATAAAGAAGCTGGGGGCAACAAAGGGGTTTCTGAGAAACAGATTCGTCTGAAAATATTTTCACCAAATGTCCTAGACATCACCTTGGTTGACCTCCCTGGAATAACAAGGGTGCCAGTAGGAGACCAGCCTAGTGATATTGAGTCAAGAATAAGGTCAATGATCATGCAATACATTAAGCATCCAAGTTGTATTATCTTGGCTGTCACTCCGGCTAATGCAGATTTAGCTAATTCGGATGCTCTCCAACTGGCAAAGCTTGCTGATCCTGATG GTTCTCGAACAATTGGTGTTATCACCAAG TTGGACATCATGGACAGGGGCACTGATGCTCGTAACTTTTTACTGGGAAATGTGATCCCCCTCAAGCTTGGTTATGTAGGTGTTGTAAATCGTAGCCAAGAG GATATCAACTTTAAGCGGAGCGTCAAAGATGCACTTGCTTTCGAGGAGAAGTTTTTCTCAACTTTACCT GCTTATCATGGTCTTACACATTGCTGTGGTGTTCCTCAACTGGCCAAGAAGCTAAATACG ATTCTACTAAAGCACATTACATATATGCTTCCAGGCTTGAAATCTCGCATCAATTCTCAGTTGGTAGCAGTTGCAAAAGAGCATGCTGCATATGGTGATACTGCAGAATCAACG GCTGGTCAGGGGGTCAAACTGTTGAATATACTCAGAAAATATTGTGAag CCTTTTCTTCCATGGTGGAAGGGAAAAATAAAGTGTCAACAGATGAACTATCTGGTGGAGCAAGAATCCACTACATTTTTCAGTCAATTTTTGTCAAGAGCTTGGAG GAAGTGGACCCCTGTAAGAGCATAACTGATGAAGATATCCGTACAGCCATACAGAATTCTGACGGTCCAAAGGGTCCTATGTTTCTGCCAGAG TTGCCGTTTGAGATTCTTGTGCGAAGGCAAATAAGTCGTTTGCTTGATCCAAGCCTTCAATGCGCAAATTTTATCTATGACGAGCTAGTCAAG ATTAGCCGTGGTTGCTTAACCAGCGAGCTGCAGAAATACCCGATTCTTAAAAAGCGGATGGGTGAAGCAGTTAGCAATTTCTTGAGAGATGGTCTTCGACCTGCAGAGACAATGATAACCCATATTATTGAGATGGAG ATGGATTACATAAATACTTCACATCCAAACTTTGTTGGAGGCAACAAGGTTGTTGAGCTTGCTAGGCAAGAAATTTTACCTCCCAAAGCACCAACCTCTGTAACGATTCCTAAG GATGGTACTGCTATTAGTCCTGAGATACAATTAACATCTGACAGAAGTCAAAAGTCACGTGCTATTTTTGCAAGAGATGCTACTAGAGGAGCCACCTCTGATCAG GGAGTGCAGCCTGATGCTGATACAG AAAATACAGGAACAAGTGTGGCAGGCAGAAATCAGAGGGGTCACTCACTGGTTGCTGGGAGTTCATCAAGCAAGTCAGTTGCACGAGTTCACAGCCTAGATAACCTTATCTCTATCATCCAGTTAAGAGAG CCACCCATCACTTTGAAGCCATCAGAAAACCAGCCTGCACAGGATGCAACAGAGGTAGCCATTGTGAAACTATTGATCAAATCGTACTATGACATTGTCAGAAAGAGTATTGAAGATGCTGTTCCAAAGGCTATAATGCATTTTCTG GTGAACCACACAAAGCGTGAGCTGCATAATGTTTTAATCCGGAAACTGTACAG AGAAAACCTGCTGGATGAAATGCTGAGGGAAActgatgaagtaattatcaGAAGGCAGCGTATACAAGAAACACTCCAAGTTCTTGAACAGGCTCATAGG ACGCTCGAGGAATTTTCCCTTGAAGCTGAAAAGGTTGAGAAGGGATACAGCCCTGCTGAATATGCTACTGGCCTGCCAAAAATCCATGGTCTCAGCAATGGCGACCCCAGCATCATTTACGCATCCTCGCCTAACCACAATCGAAAGAAAGCATCTCACGAAGATCAACATGGGTCGGTAGCGTCATATAGTTCGACTTCCTATCCAGATGCTAATGGTGGGCTTCTTTCCACTTGA